From the Paraflavitalea soli genome, the window TCCGTGTTGGGTTTGTAAAGTAAATTGCGTCCGCCCGCGTCATGCATTTGTCATATATTTAAAATAGTAGCACAATGAAAAAGTTGATGATCGCTTTTTTGATCTCCGGTGCCATCGCAAGCTGTGGTGGAGAAGAAAAAAAGCCTGCTGAAGTAAAACAAGAGGAGAAAAAAGCCGACCCTCTGGCTGTTGAGAACCAAAAAGGTCTCGAACTGATCGGCTCCAACGACTGTACCACTTGCCACAAGATCAGCGAAAAAAATATAGGTCCTGCTTATACCGATGTAGCCGCTAAATACGAAGCTACACAAGCCAATATTGACACACTCGTAAACAAGGTGATCAATGGCGGCACAGGCGTTTGGGGCTCCGTACCAATGACCCCGCACCCTGCCCTCAGCAAAGAAGATGCAACAGAGATGGTAAAATACATCCTGGCCCTCAAGAAATAAGGAGCGCCTGGTAACAGATTGTCAAAACAGGTTCTGCCATTGCCTGGTCGTTCAGGTGCCTGGCAGAACCTGTTTCTTTAGAACCCCTTCCTTGTCGTGTCCCATCTTTGTGATGTCACCCCTTCCTTGTCATGTCGACCGCAGGGAGACATCTGCTATCGAAGCAAAACCTGCCCCGCTCCGCGGAAGACCCATCATGTCCTCCTGTTTTCCCCTCCCTCCAATATTTCCCCCACTTTAAATCTGTTGATTCACAAAATTCTCTTACCTTGAACCCAAATTTTTTACAATGCTAAAACGGTTTTGCCTCCTGCTCCTCGTATCCGGCGCCATCGCCTGCAGCTCTTCTAAAAATACTACCAGCACCCCATCCCTCAACACCCTCACCAAAGCGGAAAAAAAGGATGGCTGGAAACTCCTGTTCGATGGTACCACCAAAGCGGGTTGGCATATTTTCAACAACCGTACCGATGGCTCCGCCTGGAAAGTAGAGGATGGCGCCCTCTATTATGATCCCGCCGCCAGAGGCCCCAAAGGCGAGGGCTCAGGTGAGCTCATTACCACCGACTCTTTTGAGAACTTTCACCTGAAAGTAGAATGGAAACTCACAGAAGGCGGCAACAGCGGCATCATTTTCCTCGCCCGGGAAGACCTGAAATACAAATACGCCTACATTACCGGCCCCGAAATGCAGATCATCGACAACGACAAGCACCCCGATGCCAAAAACATCAAGCACCGCGCCGGCGACCTGTACGACTTCATCACCGCCACACCAGAAAACGTTCGTCCGATCGGAGAATGGAACCAGGTGGAAATTGTACTCAATAAAG encodes:
- a CDS encoding c-type cytochrome, which gives rise to MKKLMIAFLISGAIASCGGEEKKPAEVKQEEKKADPLAVENQKGLELIGSNDCTTCHKISEKNIGPAYTDVAAKYEATQANIDTLVNKVINGGTGVWGSVPMTPHPALSKEDATEMVKYILALKK
- a CDS encoding 3-keto-disaccharide hydrolase, with the translated sequence MLKRFCLLLLVSGAIACSSSKNTTSTPSLNTLTKAEKKDGWKLLFDGTTKAGWHIFNNRTDGSAWKVEDGALYYDPAARGPKGEGSGELITTDSFENFHLKVEWKLTEGGNSGIIFLAREDLKYKYAYITGPEMQIIDNDKHPDAKNIKHRAGDLYDFITATPENVRPIGEWNQVEIVLNKGKLDLYQNGAKIVSTTMWDDNWAAMKAQSKFKNTPDFSAFHKGHIVLQDHGNKVFFRNIKVKEL